A genome region from Littorina saxatilis isolate snail1 linkage group LG16, US_GU_Lsax_2.0, whole genome shotgun sequence includes the following:
- the LOC138950618 gene encoding uncharacterized protein — translation MYVSLLHRSFKAWLRAMWIVALCFSLMLLLFLAAIGIFVYCHRKKMATKRTARKEQEYKERLHMLSFQIMHDVAQDDPPPGIEEVQDAQSSPFSGSSVDSINASDARFQPWNSIHEQNPDQPREIGSNASLGPSPQTSQEHPKESGSNASLGRSPQTSQEHPKEIGSNASLGRSPQTSQEHPKESGSNASLGRSP, via the exons ATGTATGTATCTCTGCTTCATCGTTCTTTTAAGGCGTGGTTAAGGGCCATGTGGATCGTCGCGTTGTGCTTTTCCCTGATGCTGCTCCTCTTTCTGGCGGCGATAGGGATCTTCGTTTACTGCCATCGTAAGAAGATGGCCACCAAACGTACCGCCAGGAAGGAACAAGAGTACAAAGAACGACTCCACATGCTCAGCTTTCAG ATCATGCACGACGTGGCGCAGGATGACCCGCCGCCCGGGATCGAGGAAGTCCAGGACGCCCAATCCAGTCCGTTCTCGGGGTCATCCGTAGACTCCATTAATGCCTCCGACGCCCGCTTCCAGCCCTGGAACAGCATTCATGAGCAGAATCCGGATCAGCCCAGGGAGATTGGTTCCAATGCCTCTCTAGGCCCATCTCCCCAAACCTCTCAGGAGCACCCCAAGGAGAGTGGTTCCAATGCCTCTCTGGGCCGATCTCCCCAAACTTCTCAGGAGCACCCCAAGGAGATTGGTTCCAATGCCTCTCTGGGCCGATCTCCCCAAACCTCTCAGGAGCACCCCAAGGAGAGTGGTTCCAATGCCTCTCTGGGCCGATCTCCCTAA